GTCGAGGACCCGGAGCATGTGCTCGCGGTTCTCCGAGAAGCCGGCGAAGGGCCCCATGCGGGCCGCGGTGCGGGCCGAGACCTCGTAGGCGTGGCCGGTCATGAGCGAGGTGATGGCGGCGGCCCAGGCCCGGCCCTCGGCCGAGTCGTAGGGGGCGCCGGTGGCCATGAGCAGGGCGCCGAGGTTGGCGTAGCCCAGCCCCAGCTGGCGGAACTTGCGGCTGTTGTCGCCGATGGGCTCGGTCGGGTAGTCGGCCCGGCCCACCAGGATCTCCTGGCCGGTGAACATGACCGCGCAGGCCTGCTTGAAGCCGTCGACGTCGAAGACGCCGTCGTGGAGGAACTCGAGCAGGTTGACCGAGGCCAGGTTGCAGGCCGAGTTGTCGATGTGCATGTACTCGCTGCACGGGTTGGACCCGTTGATGCGATCGGTGTTGGCCGCGGTGTGCCACCGGTTGATGGTGGTGTCGTACTGCATGCCGGGATCCGCGCACTCCCAGGTGGCCTGGGCGAACTGGCGCATGAGGTCGCGGGCCTTGACCGTGCGCACCACCTCGCCGCTGGTGACCGCCCGCAGCTGCCAGTCGGCGTCGTCGACGACGGCCTGCATGAACTCGTCGGTGACCCGCACCGAGTTGTTGGCGTTCTGGTACTGGACCGACGCCATGTCCTTGCCGTCGAGGCTCATGTCGAAGCCGGCCTGCTCGAGGACCCGGATCTTCTTCTCCTCGCGGGCCTTCACCCAGATGAACTCCTCCACGTCGGGGTGGGACACGTCGAGGATGACCATCTTGGCGGCGCGGCGGGTCTTGCCGCCGCTCTTGATGGTGCCGGCCGAGGCGTCGGCGCCGCGCATGAAGCTGACCGGGCCCGAGGCGGTGCCGCCGCCCTTCAGGGGCTCGACCGAGGAGCGGATCTTCGACAGGTTGACCCCGGAGCCGGAGCCGCCCTTGAAGATCGTGCCCTCCTCCCGGTACCAGTTGAGGATCGAGTCCATGGCGTCGTCGACCGAGAGGATGAAGCAGGCGCTGGCCTGCTGGGGCACCCCGGGCACGCCGATGTTGAACCAGACCGGCGAGTTGAACGCCGCCTTCTGGGTGACCAGGAGGTGCTTGAGCTCGGCCCGGAAGGCCTCGGCCTCGGCCTCGTCGGCGAAGTAGCCGCCCTCGGTGCCCCAGGTGGTGATGGTGTCGGCGACGCGGTCGATGACCTGGCGCAGCGAGCTCTCCCGCTCGGGGGTGCCGAGGGTCCCCCGGAAGTACTTCTGGGCCACGATGTTGGTGGCGTTGACCGACCAGTCGGTGGGGAACTCGACCCCGAGCTGCTCGAAGGCGACCGAGCCGTCGGCCCAGTTGGTGATGCGGGCGTCGCGCCGGTCCCACGCCACCTCGTCGTAGGGGTGCACGTCGGGCCGGGTGAAGTGGCGGCGGATGCCGATGCCGGTCTGCTCGGGGGCGAGGGCCATGGGGACTCCTGGGGGTCGGTGTGGGCGACGGGCCGTCGTCCGAGGCGGGGGGTGCCGGGTGGTCAGGGTCGACGCCGACCTGGGGCCACCCTGCCCGCAGGTCACATGACCACAACCTGTTGTGGCCGGGAGGCGTGCCCGCCGCACCGGACCACAACATGTGGCGTGGGGGTGAATTACACCAGTGGAACTACGTCCGTGTCAACGGTGGCCGCGGCGCGAACTCCCAGGTCAGGAGGCGCTCGCGAAATCTTGCGCACACACTCGGGCTCATCGGAGTCGCCCCCATCGGACGCCGCCCCGGAGATCGGGACGGCCGCACCCTCACTGTTCCGAGAGGCGCCGCGGCCCCGTCGACGGAGCGCACCCTAGGGACACCCGCTTGTGGAACGGAAGGGGAACAGCCTGTGGATCTGTGTGGACGGCGGGGTGGATCTCCCCCGAGTTGTCCACAGCCCTGGGGACGCGCCACGCCCCCGACCCCCTGCCGCGCGCGGGGCGCGGTCGAGGGGGCCGGGGGCGCACGCTCAGCGTCGGCCGCCGGGGGTCAGCCGCGGGGGGTGGCCTCGACCGCGATGTCGATGGTGGCCACCTTGCCGACGAGCACGCCGCCGGTCTCGAGGGCCTGGTTCCAGGTCAGGCCGAAGTCCTCGCGGTCGATCTCGATGCGGCCCTCGAAGCCGACCACGACCGCGCCCCAGGGGTTCTGGCCCAGGCCGTTGTAGGTGGCCCGGAAGCTCACCGGCCGGGTGACGTCGCGGACGGTGAGGTCGCCCTCCAGGGTGAAGGTGTCGCCGTCGAGGTCCTTCACGCCGGTCGAGCGGAAGGTGATCTGCGGGTAGGTCTCCACGTCGAAGAAGTCGGCGCTGCGGAGGTGCCCGTCGCGGTCGGGGGCGCCGGTGTCGATCGAGGCCACGTCGATGTCGACCTCCACCGAGGAGTCCTCCAGGGCGTCGGCGAAGGTGATGGCGCCCGCCACCTGGCCGAAGCGGCCCCGGACCTTCGAGACCATCATGTGGCGCACCGAGAAGGTGAGCTCGGAGTGGCTGGTGTCGATGTCGTAGACGGCGGGCTGGGGGACGGTGAGGCCGGCCACCTCGCGGGTCGGGAGGTCGGTGGTGGTGCTGTCGGTCATCTGGAGACTCCTGGGTTCGGGTCGTGCATGTCGTTGCACACGCAACTACCTCCAACGGGGCCGTCGTGAGTTCTGTTCCCCGATGAGGGAAGATCGGTGCCCTCATGTCGCTCCCCTCCCCCGTGCCCCCCGACGAGGGCGCCCGCCTGCACGACCCCCGCCTCACCTCCATCGGCCTGCTCGTGGAGGTCACCTCCGGGCTGTCCCGCCTCTTCGCCGACCAGATCGCCGACCACGACCTCACCCCCTCGGAGTTCGAGGTGCTGATTCGCCTGGCCCGCTCCCCCGCCAGCCAGCTGCGGATGAACGACCTGGCCCACCAGATCGGCCTGTCCTCCAGCGGCCTCACCCGCCTGGCCGACCGGCTCGAGGGGCGGGCCCTGCTCGTGCGGCGGCCCTGCCCCGACGACGGGCGCGGCGCCTACGCCCAGCTCACCGACGACGGCCACGAGCTCATGCTCGCCGTGCTCCCGGGCCACCTGGACCTGATCGAGCGCTGGTTCACCGGCGTCCTCGACCCCGCGCAGCTCGACGCCCTCGTGGGGGCGCTGCGGACGGTGCGGGCCGTGGTGCACCCGGGCGCGGACGCGGGGGCGGACGAACCCCCCGCCGACCCCGACGCCTGAGGGCGCCCTCCCCGCCGGGGTCAGGCGGGGGCGACCTCGACCGGGATGCCGTTCAGCACGGCGGTCCCCGAGGGCACGTCGACGACGGTGTCGTCGGTGAGCACGTTGCTGTTGACCCCGGCGTGGCGCTGGGCCACCCCGAGGCGGACGTCGGGGTGGGCGTGGCCCCAGCCGTGCGGCAGGCTGACCACGCCGGGCCGCACTGCGTCGGTGACCTGCACCGGCGCCTCCACCTCGCCGACGCGGGACCGGACCCGGGCCGTCGCCCCGTCGGCCAGGCCCAGGCGGGCGGCGTCGTCGGGGTGGACGTGCAGGGTGCAGCGCTCCTTGCCCTTCACCAGCACCTCGACGTTGTGCATCCAGGAGTTGTTGGAGCGGAGGTCGCGGCGGCCGACCAGCCGCAGCGCGTCGGGGTCGGCGTCGAGCGCCGCCTCCAGGCGGGGCAGGTCGGCGACGATGGGCTCCGGAGCCAGCTCGACCTTCCCGGACGGGGTGCGCAGCACCTCCGGCAGCCGGGGCTCGAGGGCCCCGAGGTCGACCCCGTGGGGCGCGGCCCGCAGGGCCTCGAGGCTGAGGCCGTCGGGGCGGGCCCCGAAGGCGTCGCCGTAGGGGCCGGTGCGGAGCATGAGGTCGACGATCCGCGCCGGGCCCCGCTCGTCGCCGAGCATCGCCTTGAGCTCGGCGGGGTCGCGCCCGGCGACGGGCCCGTGCTCGTCGCCCACCGCCCCGGCGAGCAGCGAGTCGACCACCAGGTCGTCGACCACGGCCGGGTCGGCGTCGGGCCCCACCCCCTGGGCCACGAGGGCGAGGCGGGCGAGCACCTCCCACTCGTCGGGCTGGTCCGGGTCACGGGCCAGGACGGGATCGCTCCAGTTGGCCACGTTGCGGATGGCCAGCTGGAGCAGGGCCAGGTCGTAGTGGGGCTTCTCGAGGGCGCTGGGGGCGGGCAGGACCACGTCCGCGTGGCGGGTGGTCTCGTTCACGTAGATGTCGACCGCCACCATGGCGTCGAGCCCTTCGAGGGCGGCGTCGAGGCGGGCGCTGTGGGGGGTGGAGAGCACCGGGTTGCCGGCCACGGTGACCATGGCCCGGATGCGGCCCTCGCCCGGCGTGTCGATCTCCTCGGCCAGGCACGCGGCGGGCAGCTCGCCCATGGTCTCGGGCAGCCCCCGGACCCGTGAGGTGTGGCGCCCCAGGCGGATGCCGCGGCCCACGCCCGGGGTCCCCCGGGTGGTGGCCGAGCCCGCCGCGGCCCGGGTGAACATGGACCCGCCGGGCCGGTCCAGGTTGCCCGTGAGCACGGCGAGGACGTCGACCAGCCAGGAGGCGACGGTGCCGAACTCGGCGGTGGTGGTGCCGATGCGGCCGTACACCGCAGCGGTCGGGGCCGCGGCCAGGTCGCGGGCCAGGCGGCGGACGTCGTCGGCCGCCACCCCGGTGGCCGGGGCCACCGCCTCGGCGGTGAAGGGGGCGAGGAGGTCGGCCAGGCGGTCCAGGTCGGCCAGGTGGGGCCCGGCCGCGCCGGGGTCGGCCAGGCCCTCCTCGAGCAGGGTGGTGGCCATGGCCGCCAGGAGGAGGGCGTCGGTGCCGGGGCGGATGGCCACCCACTCGTCGGCCCGCTCCGCGGTCCGGGTGCGCCGGGGGTCGACGACGACGACCCGGCCGCCCCGCTCGCGGATGGCCGCCAGCCGCCCTGGCCAGTCCGGGGCGGTGGCCAGGCTGCCGTTGGACTCGAGCGGGTTGGCTCCCAGCAGGAGGAGGTGGTCGGTGCGGTCGATGTCGGGGACCGGCACGCTGAGGCCGGTGCCGAACATGAGGGCCGAGGAGATCTCCTTGGGTCGCTGGTCGACCGTCGAGGCGGAGAAGACGTTGCGGGTGCCGAGCGCCTTGAGCAGCGGCTTCAGGTACACGAGGGCCGAGATGTTGTGGGCGTTGGGGTTGCCCACGTAGACGCCGAGGGCCTCCCGGCCGTGCTCGGCGACGACGCCGGTGAGGAGCCGGTCGACCTCGGCGAAGGCCTCGTCCCAGCCCACCTCGACGAAGGCCCCGTCGCGCTTGACCAGCGGACGGCGCAGCCGGTCGGGGTCCTCGTGCAGCTGGCGGAGGGTGGACCCCTTGGGGCAGATGAAGCCGTGGCTGAAGACGTCGTCGCGGTCGCCGCGGATCCGGGTGACCCGCTCGGTGCCCTCGTCGTCGCGGGCCACGGTGACCTCCAGCCCGCACCCCGCCTCGCAGAGCGGGCAGGTGCGGAAGGCGGTGCGGGTGCCGGCGTCGGCGGCGGGGGCCGCCTCGGGGCGGGTGGCGGGGTCCACGACGGTCATCGGGCCATGGTGCCAGCCCCGCCTCCCCGCCGCCGGTCCGCGGGACGGTCCACCCCGCTCCCGTCGTAGGGTCCTGCGCGGTGCGCCAGCTGCTGCCCCACCCCACCGACGACGTCGACCCGCTCCCGACCTACGCGGTCGACCGGCCCCGCCCTGCGGGCCGGCCCTGGGTGGCCTCGCTCTTCGCCTCGTCGGCTGACGGCGCGGCCGCGGTGGGCGGGCGCTCGGGCCCGCTCGGCGGTGCGGGCGACCTGCAGGTGTTCCGGGCCGTGCGGGCCGTGGCCGA
Above is a window of Iamia majanohamensis DNA encoding:
- a CDS encoding vitamin B12-dependent ribonucleotide reductase, encoding MALAPEQTGIGIRRHFTRPDVHPYDEVAWDRRDARITNWADGSVAFEQLGVEFPTDWSVNATNIVAQKYFRGTLGTPERESSLRQVIDRVADTITTWGTEGGYFADEAEAEAFRAELKHLLVTQKAAFNSPVWFNIGVPGVPQQASACFILSVDDAMDSILNWYREEGTIFKGGSGSGVNLSKIRSSVEPLKGGGTASGPVSFMRGADASAGTIKSGGKTRRAAKMVILDVSHPDVEEFIWVKAREEKKIRVLEQAGFDMSLDGKDMASVQYQNANNSVRVTDEFMQAVVDDADWQLRAVTSGEVVRTVKARDLMRQFAQATWECADPGMQYDTTINRWHTAANTDRINGSNPCSEYMHIDNSACNLASVNLLEFLHDGVFDVDGFKQACAVMFTGQEILVGRADYPTEPIGDNSRKFRQLGLGYANLGALLMATGAPYDSAEGRAWAAAITSLMTGHAYEVSARTAARMGPFAGFSENREHMLRVLDMHRTAAADIDEELVPSELLGAAQEAWDEACELADQFGVRNSQASVLAPTGTIGLMMDCDTTGIEPDLGLVKTKKLVGGGTMSIVNQTVPRALRNLGYDESAIAEIVAYVDENKTIVGAPGLNPDHLGVFACSMGDNTIHYLGHVKMMAAVQPFISGAISKTVNMPHEASVEDVEQLHIDAWRMGVKAIAIYRDGCKVSQPLSMTKKDGEEDAPAAGEVVERVVEKVVEKVITVKEPVRRKLPRSRTSKTFEFRVADCKGFVSVGQYEDGRPGEIFIRISKQGSTLAGIMDAFAVSISYGLQYGVPLRAYVETFTNTRFEPAGMTDDPDIRIASSLVDYMFRRLAVEYLSYEERLELGILTVSERTQPTLPGVEETVTETVQGDAYADPKSVPSASDLARELEDQGRNEPSLLERAGVTDAETAAARDVPQVQPQARTSDAPYCMQCGVQMVRAGSCHACPSCGSTSGCS
- a CDS encoding YceI family protein, with the protein product MTDSTTTDLPTREVAGLTVPQPAVYDIDTSHSELTFSVRHMMVSKVRGRFGQVAGAITFADALEDSSVEVDIDVASIDTGAPDRDGHLRSADFFDVETYPQITFRSTGVKDLDGDTFTLEGDLTVRDVTRPVSFRATYNGLGQNPWGAVVVGFEGRIEIDREDFGLTWNQALETGGVLVGKVATIDIAVEATPRG
- a CDS encoding MarR family winged helix-turn-helix transcriptional regulator, yielding MSLPSPVPPDEGARLHDPRLTSIGLLVEVTSGLSRLFADQIADHDLTPSEFEVLIRLARSPASQLRMNDLAHQIGLSSSGLTRLADRLEGRALLVRRPCPDDGRGAYAQLTDDGHELMLAVLPGHLDLIERWFTGVLDPAQLDALVGALRTVRAVVHPGADAGADEPPADPDA
- a CDS encoding molybdopterin-dependent oxidoreductase — its product is MTVVDPATRPEAAPAADAGTRTAFRTCPLCEAGCGLEVTVARDDEGTERVTRIRGDRDDVFSHGFICPKGSTLRQLHEDPDRLRRPLVKRDGAFVEVGWDEAFAEVDRLLTGVVAEHGREALGVYVGNPNAHNISALVYLKPLLKALGTRNVFSASTVDQRPKEISSALMFGTGLSVPVPDIDRTDHLLLLGANPLESNGSLATAPDWPGRLAAIRERGGRVVVVDPRRTRTAERADEWVAIRPGTDALLLAAMATTLLEEGLADPGAAGPHLADLDRLADLLAPFTAEAVAPATGVAADDVRRLARDLAAAPTAAVYGRIGTTTAEFGTVASWLVDVLAVLTGNLDRPGGSMFTRAAAGSATTRGTPGVGRGIRLGRHTSRVRGLPETMGELPAACLAEEIDTPGEGRIRAMVTVAGNPVLSTPHSARLDAALEGLDAMVAVDIYVNETTRHADVVLPAPSALEKPHYDLALLQLAIRNVANWSDPVLARDPDQPDEWEVLARLALVAQGVGPDADPAVVDDLVVDSLLAGAVGDEHGPVAGRDPAELKAMLGDERGPARIVDLMLRTGPYGDAFGARPDGLSLEALRAAPHGVDLGALEPRLPEVLRTPSGKVELAPEPIVADLPRLEAALDADPDALRLVGRRDLRSNNSWMHNVEVLVKGKERCTLHVHPDDAARLGLADGATARVRSRVGEVEAPVQVTDAVRPGVVSLPHGWGHAHPDVRLGVAQRHAGVNSNVLTDDTVVDVPSGTAVLNGIPVEVAPA